The following proteins are co-located in the Onychomys torridus chromosome 6, mOncTor1.1, whole genome shotgun sequence genome:
- the S100a10 gene encoding protein S100-A10 → MPSQMEHAMETMMLTFHRFAGDKDYLTKEDLRVLMEREFPGFLENQKDPLAVDKIMKDLDQCRDGKVGFQSFLSLVAGLIIACNDYFVVHMKQKGKK, encoded by the exons ATGCCGTCTCAGATGGAGCATGCCATGGAAACCATGATGCTTACATTTCACAGATTTGCAGGGGACAAAGACTACTTAACAAAGGAAGACCTGCGAGTGCTCATGGAAAGGGAGTTCCCTGGGTTCTTGGAA aatcaaAAGGACCCCCTGGCTGTGGACAAAATAATGAAGGACCTGGACCAGTGCCGAGATGGCAAAGTTGGCTTCCAGAGCTTTTTATCACTAGTTGCAGGGCTCATCATTGCATGCAATGACTATTTTGTAGTACACATGAAGCAGAAGGGAAAGAAATAG